The Bacillus rossius redtenbacheri isolate Brsri chromosome 4 unlocalized genomic scaffold, Brsri_v3 Brsri_v3_scf4_1, whole genome shotgun sequence genomic sequence ATttctaaaaacttttattttcacttagaattaaattaatttaaaaaatactacaaatGTTCTCGTTTAAATGGCTGACgtcaaataaaaaaatccaaatgACAGGAAAcctataaatatatcataaaaacATTCAAGGAGAGTAAAACAAATCCACACAACTtaataaccaaaaataaatacatataaaactatttttttatttcttagatgATTAATATAGCCCTGCAATAAGATCCCAGATAGAGGAAGTCAAAGAAAAATTTGTATTACCGTTTGTATTTTGTGATTACTAAATAGGTACTTCATACtaaccatagtttaaaaaaaaattaatgcgttTCCATCATTGCAGGATAAATTCCCCAATGTCTTCGAAATATAGTCGGATGCGTCACCGTGAGGGAGACACTATAATCTATAATGCACTAACGATCGCGTGCATTGTGCAGCTGTTATCGCACGGGCCGTGGAGGAAGGAAGGGAGTGGGTTCTGTCAGCGACACCCCTGCACACAAACCCACGCTTGTCTATGACGGTCCCTTCCAGTCCGCGTTACTTGATAACATCATGCCCCCGCCCCTCCTCTAGATTCTGACGGCCGGTAACAGCCATGCACTCGAGTCAGTATCTCCCTGATCCAGCTCTACTCTCTCACTAGTTGTCTCGTTCACGTCTCTTGAAGTACCAACAACTATCAATgctttaattaattttccattatacAACATTGCTTTGGCTGGGGAAGAACATCTTAATATGTTTGAATGACGTTCCTGAAGTTGTTtgtgtcaataaaaaaaaaaattacattatcacAATACGAGAGTACGTTAATATTTGTTATATAATGTTAACTTATGAaatcaatttataattttattttattagtagtTACTGTGGCATATTccaaaaaacataaaatacaaaacaaacaaaacatttacgTGAAAGTGGAATTCAAAGTACGAGCAAGACGATATTGGCGTCAGTGTAAACCTCATTTGGTATTTACAAAGATAAGGAAATGGAAATGGAGGAAAGAAAATGGCTTTGGGAAGAGATGTACAGCGGGCAAATTAAACATTGAACGATATTCACGGGCCGACGAGTCCGAAAGCACCTCctcgttattaaaaaaaaaaaccagctggAGAAAACAAGGTGCTTTGTCCCTCAAAGGGAATGCCACATGAACGAGGCAGCAGCGAGAGCGCTGTGCGACAACTGCCGGGATTGCGCCGTCATCTCGCCCTAGCGGCGCACGTCGTAGCTCGCGTCTCTAATTGCGTCCCTGACGAGCGCGACCATTAGACGAGGTTGCGACGCGGTGAATCCGTCATGAGCTGCGGTCATCAGGCCGGCCGAGGAGGAGGAGGACCGGGCGGTGCTCGCTCCGCCAGCGACGACGTCTTCAGTGTCGCATCCCGCTGCGAGGGCATGTCCTTGCCGTTCTGCGTCTCCGTCCTGAGGctgtgcggggcgtggcacgaCCGCCGACGGGACCGCACGGTCGTGCGCTGGGCCGAGCGCCTGCGCACCTCGCTGGTAGCTTCGCTGCTCGCCGCGATGGTCGTCTCGCAGGCCGTCGAGGTCCGCAACTCGCGCCGCGACCTCACCCGGGTCACCGGCGTCTCGTGCATCCTGCTGCTCGTGGTCTCTTCGGCGGGCAAGCTGCTCCTGGTGTCGTCCGCCCGGGCCGAGATCTGCGAGCTCGAGGAGCGCCGGGCGGGTCACCGCCTCCCCCGCGCCGTCGAGGGGCGCTCCAAGAGGCTCGCCGCCTGCTACTTCGGGCTGAGCTCCGTGCTGGTGGTGTTCTGGTGCTGCGCGCCGGCCAGGAGCCGCCGGGCCTTACCTCAGATGGCCTGGTACCCGTTCGACGTCTCGCGGTCGCCCTACTACGAGATCACGTACGCCGCCCAGGTCGCGGGCTCGGTTCTGTTCAGTGCCATCACGGTGGCCGCTGACACCTTGTTCTTCGTATTGACGATCAAAGTTTGCGCTGTGTTCGAAATCATTTCGGCGGCTTTGGTTTGCGATGAGCAAAAATATGATGACAACGACAAAAAAATAGAAACCAATCTTGAGGCACATACAGTGGAGATGGATCATCAACAGCTAAGACGTAAAAGTCTTCCTAGTTCATCAAAAAACAGAAATACGACAAATGTGTACCAAAACATACCGCAGGCAAATTACCATAGTAATGATGTCGATATAAATGGTTCATTTACGTCCTCTGCCAGAATGACAAATGATAAAGCTTACAAGAACTTACTGCAATGTATTCGTTTGCATCAAAGAGCATTGAGGTAAACTTAATGTCAAAATAATCTATCTTACTAggttattttatagaaaaaatatactataattttaataatcttGCCACTTACGTAGAAAATATATGTGTTATTGGCAATAAAAAATTCACCATTGCCAATATGTTGTATCAATAAGTcatcaattataaataaattaaacctaaatttgctacatttaaaaaaagtgtttttcgcttatattattaattatttacatttaaaaatattctaaaaatatgACATCCTAATGATAAAACTGAGGAAAGGGaaacttgaataaaaattttatgaataagTCATTTGAATGACCACCGCCTTTGTATCTCATGCATAAGCATGGCACGGAAACAGTCACCGTAACACATGAAAATGCAATTTTTATACACAGTTTACATAAGTTTAGATAGGTTTTACCACtgtgtaatattaaaatttcttaataatCATATTGATGttgtaaaaacatttattaacttactgtgcaaaatatattttatttaaatttcacaatttgatcaaaaatacattttattgaaGAACAGTTTTGTTATATAACTacgaataattataaatatataacggTACTTTTATACAGTTCATTCAATCATGACTGCACATATTTGAATTCAACTCTAACACAAACCAGGGATGAAAATACGTGGCTGTTTCTGACGCAGTATGAGTGTACAACGAATTAGGCTGGTTATATTTTAGGATATATTTGGTGAGTTTTAAGGCCCACGCTAAATCATCTGATTAAAATTTGTGGTtactaaaatataattgtttctgctttttggtttttaaaaagaCGATTTAGCGTGAGCAACGTTATTTTAGATAATGAAATTACGATTCCATGTTTCTCGGGCGTGTGCTTCGTAGTATTACTATGTCTTGTAGGGAAAGGAAAGCGAAAATATGTTTCAAACATAGCTCTCAATTATTTATTCACAAGCGATTCACCAAAAGACCAACAACCAAAGTCCggtaataaattgtttaaaaagaagaatcaaaataattaaaataaattaattccatTTGCCTCAAGTCAAGACTGTACCAGTTAGTAATTTACAATAGTTAACGTCattaactaatttttaatttaaccttcttaaacctaataaataaagtttatgtAATTAGTTTACATACATTTATTTACAGATATTCTGCTACCCTTGAACGAATTTTCTATCTGGGATCGTTGGTGCAGTACCTTATAAGTCTCTTCATAATTTGTTTATCAGGATTCCAAACAACATTGGTGAGTGAGACCATTTTTCCTAACTTTCCCTGATGAATGATTTATCGTGTGGTTGATATGCATTTAGTTatacacatttataaaattttattttttaggatTTCGCAGACAGCATCACTCGGATAAAATTTCTACTGTATTTGACAACAGCATCTTTCGAAGTTTTTCTATTCTGTTGGTACGGAAGTAATCTTATACAAGAGGTAAGATTTACAGATCCAATTGATGTACTTTCACCTTAAAAACCAaacttaatatattatttaacatatGATAATGTCCTATCCAAGGCTAGTTTACACGATCTAAGATGGAGTTGAACTACTGGTGTATTACAAATAATGAATTAATTCAGATTTAACCTAAACTGTTGTATACGTTTGCTTTATCCTTTTTCTACAACTACCCCAATATGTGTCACAATCTTTTAATgatttcacaaaaattatttgtatgtagaaaAATGTCCCAAAATTAATAGGGAAAAAGCGTGTTACCTTAATTATTTCATAGAGTAATTTCACGATGGACTCCTTTTTAAGTGATTGTTAAAATCGATCCAACCAATATTTATCACGATGCTTATTGTTTCATATTAAATATAGTCTTTAATTTTtgcaaacaaattatttgaacaGTGCTGCTTCCAAGGAGAACGCCAACTTGCGAAGCAGTAAAATAAAGcagtaaaaatatttgttgaaCATTTTTCGCATGACAAAATTGCAGACGAAGATTCTTGGTCAAATTCTAACTCATTTCGTTTATTGTTTGCACTCTATCAACAGTCTGCAAATGCTgttgacaaatatttatatatatttttatggatCAATGTATATTTTGTTCTTCAACAATTGTTTTACCGGCAGAGCTCAAGGGTACGGGAGGCGGCGTTCCTGAGCAGCTGGCCCGAGCGCTCCGGGCGGCACCAGCAGGCCGTTACCTTGGTGATGCTGGCCTCGCAGCGACCCCGCCGCCTCACGGTCGGCAAGTTCCGGGTGCTCTCCTTGGAGACGTTCGTCGCGGTTAGTCACCCTATCCTTCCCCCTCTCCGGGCTTTCCTTCTATCCATTCCCCTCTCAGCAGTCATTTCCCCTTTCCAAACACCCGCGCGCTGCCACTCCTATTCTCTCGCCGCTCCTTCATCCTCTCCACTAGCATCCTACTCTCCGCACTTTCCCTTTCTCCTCTCCTTCCCTATTTCCCCACTCCCTAACAGTGCTCCTATTCTCTCGACACACATTCACCCTCTCCACTCGCATCCTTCTCTCCACACTTTACCTCTCTCCACTCCTTCCCTCTCTCCTCTCTTTCCCTCTTTCCCTCTCCCACACACTATTCTCTTGTAATTTATTCCCACTCTCTGCTCTTTCCCACTCTCTCTTGGCCCTACCACTCCCTGTTTATTCCttttctctgcttctttgtatTCATGGTTCATTCCCTCTCTTTGCTCCTTCCCTTCTCCTCTCCTTTCCCGCATTCACCGCataatatagttaaaatatttatagccCTTATGTAGGAGCCACTAAAGACCAAACCAAAAATTATAGGTGCGAAGTTGCCCAAGTAGAACCATATGGCACCAAAAAGCGATCAAGCTACACTACTCTCATCCTGATAGTTAAAATTTCGGTAACTCTATGAGCGTTGTACTTTTAACAAGACGCTTATTTACTTAACAATCTGATGATGTCATCGCCTCGATTACCCCGCCACCTGTATAAAAGttcaaatttcaaaattttaaatggaTGTTAAGGTATCGGGGTATTATTTTGATTTATAGGCTTTCTTACTTATACATTAATTAAGAAGCAAGCCGTGTAttaacccatcaaaatattgaataGTAAAGACAGTTCACTTGATAAACCTCTTATGTGTCTTTGAATGTCAGATACTATATCTGTTAAAACCTCTTGGTTATTTGGCAATGTTATAAGCCTCTGTATCcatgactaaaataatatttaagactTTCCTTCATTAGCAGTACCAGTtataaatttataagtttttattgTGAGTGTGCTAAGGTTTAGAGGTAAATTACATTGTATAGGTATAATTGTATATAGTACTATATAACTGGCCTTTTTGGCTACTATGATGGAAACAGAAAGTTTTTTTATGCAAATGACATCATTGATCTGCGATATTCCAACAAAACCGTTTTAACCAGCTGTCGAAAACAATCCCAAGTGCTATTGGGCCAAATAGGCATTAATTGTTAGGTCGAAAGTGTTTTACGTTGCAGTTTAATCGGGTGATATTTGTCTGCATTAAGTCTATGATCTGCACGGGACCAAAAAGTGTTATGTTATAAAAAATAGCAGCCAACGCATGCCCACCAAGGCTTTTTTATTTACCCGCGATGATACCAGAAAATCAATATTTGACCGATAAATGTATTGAAATCAaacaaaattccaaatttttcctaattttcattttataattatactttttgaTGATGTCGAAAGTAAGAGttgttattttactatataatgtTCAATTGCAGTTACACAATATCTTTCTTCCGATACTCAGGACACGTCACGGTGGAAGTATGTGCTAACGTTTCTCTCTGAATTGCAGCAGAATCAATAAGAagctaaaatattaaaacaatctAGAAATATTAAGCAAAAATCTTTTTCAGTTGGCCAACAATGAGAGGCCTCTTCAAATTAGCTACCTGAAGAACACTCATGGCCAAAAAAACTCCCAGCTCTCAGTTGATGCCTACTGAAATACACAGTAGCACTGCGATCTGGCTCAGGTTCGAAAGCTATAATACATCAGCCATGGCTGCAAAAACCTTCTTTCTATGTTGTATGTAATACAATTTCTAACAAATAGCCTATGCTAGGTTTCCCTGAAGAAAAAAGGAAGGAAATGAACTTGATATGGTACTTTCTGACATAAGACCATTGTCTTCACCCCTGCGGTGGCCTTGTGGTTTCATCACAGGCCTACGCGGTCAGTTATCAGTAGGACGTCGAAGGCGATGGATGGCTTCTCTTGTGCGCTTGCGAGTGTTAGGAGACGTTGGAAGCGGGACAAGGAAATCCACGAACCATCTCACCATGAGAGATTTCACCGATGCCGGTATTCCTAGACACAGAATTAAGGGTTTAAgtattgaatatgctacaccaaTACCCTAtctgtattcctagtgcacgataggtcATGGCTAGTCCGTTAcctttagggaacggattttttttgtgttctaccCGTGACCTATCCGTTTCCCAAATTCCGCGGATGTGGAGAgtcaaatttttattgttttcatcCACATGGTGGACCCACGTCTGGCATTATTAACTCGTATATTTTCAATTATGTGAACATCAGGGGGATGGTACAAGCATAGGCAAGAGTAGTTTATAAATGTTCCTCCGTTTACTGGTTCTGGtgtgaggagcgaggagctggtCAGCAATCtgtgattgtgacgtcacggcggccatatagGATTACctttaccttgacatttgaccttgacctagaccttttaccttgaacttgaccGCGACAGCGCACTCTGACAGACGAAAAGAAAATGGCACCctcctgcagacgaaaacaatatgatgGTCGTGACATCATATTCGCTGACGCAATATATTCCTTAGCACTTGCGGTGGGAGGTGAGTTTGCCGGAGGcatccgtggaggaaggatctgtcgcaaTTGTTAATAAAatgacctcaccgggtttgaaatatgtactttaagatgtaagtggattttttttaattttaaaatttttccagattttctagCTTTAAACTACGGATCTTCAAAATGGCGTCATAAACGAAAATtcaacatttataaaatccaagatggtggctctaACAACAATTGGAACTTTTCTAGAATTaaatatggtgggcgtaacgaattGGTGGCTGTGacgtcaaaattcaaaatggcggattgaaagatggcgaatccaagatgtcggcctgTTTtgaggtcaaggtaaaattcaaggccaaggtcaaagtttaaggttgAAGGTAAAgatcaagatcaaaggtcaaggtaatggtcaatttttaaggtcaaaggccaaggtcatccaagacgCCCGCAGAAACGTCACAGTCCAAGGTGTTTGACCGGCTCCTTCTCCTCGCACCGGAACCACTATCCGGAGGAACATTTATAAACTATCCTTATAgtttttccaaatgaatctttatggTAGCAAAACTATCCTGGTAAACATTCTGTACACCAAAATGGTCATAGCAAGAAAtgatcgcaacttaaaaagtacttgagaaatttACAAAGGCGGTTATATTTTGTGCTATGGTGCTGCTACCTCTAGGATTTTTGCCGTTAAATTGTATCAATGGGTGCGCAACGTCCGCTCAAATGCTTTGAAACCGGATTCTTGCTTTGCGAAGGCCACCGAtgattaaaacggttgccgattcgTTCCCTTGATGGTATTGGGTATGCGCACGTTCTGGAATATGGCCCGCGACTTAGGTTACGGCTGTATCCCAACAACGCAGTCCTTATTCGCAAACTTACCCGAAAGTCTTAGAGTACCGCTCATAGTCTCGTTCCCCACAGCACTCTGTTTGGTTGGCGCTCAGGTCAGCATCCCAAAACATCGCAAGCTCATTTGTGTCCCTGACAATTTCCGGTTCACGGCAGAGACTATTATACATTTTAAGTCGAGAGAATGAACAAATCTTTGCATTGGACAAATACAATCGTTCCTGGATAATTGGTGTAGACCATGCGaagaaccattattttttttacaattcatcaGCACCTTTGCCCATCGTGAAATCTTCTCTTAAATGTTTCCTTCTTCTCCTCCTGTTTCTTTAGCTCACAGGTTCTGTAAGAGAACAACTTGTTAACAGGAAGGTCTTTCTGTCTGAGAATATTGCTTTCAGGAAGGCAAGTGggttataaagttattttttctgCCTTTGttgctatttgtaaaaaaatatttaatgctgAATGAACTGACTGATAATTAAGCGTTGGACGATATTAAAACAAATTCGTGTTTTGTGaccagaaaataaatatattcaaactGGACAGTGATAGGTTTATTTAAAACtataactgtttatatttattgaACCCTGttgattttgtaataaaaaacttcaaaataaattcaGGAATTATGATTACTTAAAtagtataaacatttttaattttacgaCCCTAATCCACATTCTACAGTAATAGGTATACGCTGCGAAGAATATAAAAGCCAATAATAATTGTAATCATCAAATAGTGGCTATATAagaaacttatttatttaaagaaaatttcaaaataattgtttagAACTGAATAAGAAGTTCAAAaactaaaacacaattttttttttcatttttttttcttttttacaaaaTACTAGTGAACACAAATTTATAAGATACATTTTTTCATATGCATTAATTATTTTATCGaaaacatttaaatgttaaaaatgtatgcattttcaaaattacgataaaattaatgattttttattaaaaattgcttCTAAATATTAGTCTTTTATCTCTCAgttaattatgtatttaatttactttcAATGCAGTCATGAACATTTCTGTAAATGGTTTTGTGGAAGGTGATATTAAACATACTTCGTAATATATTTCATTAGAGACGAAGTGGATACAGAAACATTTATTGATATGTAtacttaatgaaataaaattgaatatacaAAATCAATCTGAAAAATAGTCAAATACTTTGTGcatagttatattattttttgtgtttccAATGGTTTCTAAGTCCAGAAATTATCTTTTAAAAGCCCTCGTAGTTAAAGATTCAATCTATGATTTATCTGGAAAGATATCAGTATAAATAgtatagtttttttgttatattgaTAGAACGTTAGGTAAGTTTTGTTAACATTAATGATAGATTATTTCGTTTAAATTCCCTAAAGTTTCACTTATCATACCATCAAAAACTATATCAATATAaactatattaataaaattacttcatatataatttaaatagacAAAGCCCAACAATTGTGCCCTTATTCaattgcaaaaaattgtatctttaCAAAATTGGTCCAATAGTACGATTCGACTGCTTTACTTTTTCATgggttgttaaatttaaattcagtACCTTCTAGGCTATAGTCTGTTTATGACAACGCATGCAACTTATACGTACTGACATTAAAAAGTGTTGAATAAAATTTTGTTGAGGTCTTttgatataatattaaatttaatcagGACGTTAGTAAGCAAATTATTTGgcatattgtaaaatatttcttaatgaataattatataaatgGTACTTATGATGAATAGTCAAACTGTTAAATTTTGAGATCGTAAATTATTGCACAATATAGGATTAATACAAGGTTATTAAGGACAGACGAGTTTGCGAATATACACCATCTCCTCCTGTGATATGAGAAAGAAAACGGAACTATTAGTCT encodes the following:
- the LOC134541721 gene encoding uncharacterized protein LOC134541721, with the protein product MSCGHQAGRGGGGPGGARSASDDVFSVASRCEGMSLPFCVSVLRLCGAWHDRRRDRTVVRWAERLRTSLVASLLAAMVVSQAVEVRNSRRDLTRVTGVSCILLLVVSSAGKLLLVSSARAEICELEERRAGHRLPRAVEGRSKRLAACYFGLSSVLVVFWCCAPARSRRALPQMAWYPFDVSRSPYYEITYAAQVAGSVLFSAITVAADTLFFVLTIKDFADSITRIKFLLYLTTASFEVFLFCWYGSNLIQESSRVREAAFLSSWPERSGRHQQAVTLVMLASQRPRRLTVGKFRVLSLETFVALLNLSYSLFLVLREVYGRNKDGKITT